TCGGCTGGGCCTCGTCTATCAGCATTACCGGAATATCATCCTTGATATTGTAGCCCAGCTTGCAGGACCAGCACAACAGTTTCTGTTCTTGGGGAAGGTACTCCAGCTGGCCCTTGCATTTGGGGCAGGCCAGAATATCCAGCAATTTCTGATCCAACATAATCACTCCATCCTTTACTAGAATTGGGAGGCCGTTATTTATTATACCTTTATTTTTTTTGTAAATCAACCTTCAGGGGCGGCCTTCCGGCGGGGCCTTCATCTTATCCAGGATGGCCCGATGCAGAAAGTGGGAGATGGTTTTGACGCTCTCTGCCACCGGCCGGCTCATGGGCACTTCCAGCTGGATCTGCCCGGCCTGGATGCCCAGGGCGATGATCCTGGCCCCGGTTATCTTCTCCAGATAGTCGCCCAAAAAAGACAGCGGCATGGTATGGGTGGAGTGCATCATGGAGTGCATATCCTTATGGTTCAGAAAGGCCACCTCCCCCACCGGCCGCCCCATATCGGCGGCATCTATGAATATCACCAGATCGGGTTTTGTGTTCCTGACCAGGCCGGAAAAATTCTCGGGATTGGTCCCGGCCACCAGCACTTGGGCAAAACTTTCGTGATCGCAGTCCTGTAGCATCATCCGCAGTTCCCGGGCCACCAGCGAGCCGGCGGCATCGTCGCCCATCATCTCGTTGCCGATGCCGAAGATCATCAGCCTGACGGAAGTTTCGACGGCCGAAGCCACCGGATCGGTCCATTCCATATTTCGCTCCAGTAAATAATTCCCGGGGAAACAGCCGGTGCTCCCGAATTGCGCTGACTGATGTTGTTCAGGCATCTGGCAGATCAGCTTGACTTAATGGGCTGATAAAATCCGGGCCTTGGTCTTTTTGGTGTATTTCGCGGGGAAAGTTTTCTTCAGGCAATTGGTCATGCATAAAATGGCCGGACACGTAATGCCCGACCATCGTTTAAACCGGCGCCGTAATTATTTATAAACGATCTTCAGCGCTCCGCGGTCGAAGGCGGCATCCTCGAACTCGGTATTCATGTGAATGGCCTTCTTGGGACAGACCTCGGCGCACTGGGCGCAGTGGGAACAACGGTCCAGGTAGAAGGTCATGGAGAATCTCTTGGAAACCTTGCCGGCCTCATCGGTGGTCTCGGATTCCTTGTGGATCTCCAGAGCCTCGGAGGGACAGTCCTTGACGCACATCTGGCAGCCGATGCACAGACTGGGGTCCATCACCGGATGGCCCCGAAAGCCCTTGGGCACCCCGATCTTTTGGAAAGGATACTGGACGGTGGCCGGTTTTTTGAACAGGTGCTTTAGCACCTCTGGCAGCATCGCTCCTAATCTTAAACTCATTGCAGATACCCCTTCAAGAATATTACGATTACCAGCTGCAGCAGGGCCAGCGGGGCCAGCCATTTCCAGCTGAAGGAAATCATCTGGTCGATCCGGAGCCGGGCGGTCACCGCTCGCATGGCGGACAAGATGAAGACCACGATCAAGGTCTTGACAATGAACCAGATGAACCCGGGGATCAGCCCTCCCGGGAAGCCGCCCATGAACAGGGCGGCGATCATGCCTGCGCCCACCACCATCTGGATGTCGGCCAGCAGACGGAACATGGCCAGTTTGCGGCCGGAATATTCGGTAAAGGCGCCGCCCACCACCTCGGTCTCGGCATGAGGGATGTCGAACGGCACCCTCTCCAGTTTGGCCTGCAAGGTGATCACCGCCACGGCGAAGGCGAAGATGTTGATCAGCAGATGCCAGGGATTGGCCTGATAGTAGGCGGCGATCTCAGCCATTCTCCAGCTGCCGGCCATCACCGCCGGGGACAGGATGGCCAGGAACATCGGTACTTCGTAGGCGAACAACAAGGTCAGCACCCGGACCCCGCCGATGGCGGCGTACATGCTGGCCGAGGCCCAGCCGGCCAGAAAATAGGCGAAGCTGGGAAGCGACAGCAGGTAGGCAATGACGATGATATCCCCCTGGAAAGAGGTGGCCGACTGGAAGGTAGGGCTGAAATGCCACACCGGCAGCAGCAGCCCGGCGGTCAGCACCGAGGTCAGGGCCAGTATGGGAACGGCATTGAACAGCTTTTTATCGGCCTCCTTGGGAACGATATCCTCCTTGGCCATCAGCTTGACGAAGTCGGCGATGGGCTGCAGGATGCCGTGGCTCCCGGTATGCATGGGGCCCATCCGGTTCTGAAACTTGGCGTATAATTTCCGGTCCACCCACTCCACGAAAGTGGAATATAAGAACAGGAACAGCAGGCCAGGATAGACCAGCAGATAGAGAAATATTTTCAATATATCCATCTTTACCTCTTATTATTATAGCTTGATTCCGCGTTTGCGGTAGAAATCTATCCCGTACTGGCGCAGGGTCTCCCAGTTCCAGACCTTCTGGTTGCCCTTGGGGTCGGTGATGATGGCCATCCGGTCGGTGCATGACAGGCAGGGATCGATGGCCGCCATCACGATGGGGATATCGGCCACATAGCCGCCCCGAAGCATGTACAGGGTGGCCGGCCAGTTGGCCAGGGTGGGGGCCCTGACCTTCACCCGATCCGGCTTGTCGGTGCCGTTGGAGCGGATATAGTGAATGCACTCGCCCCGCTGGGCCTCGGCCCGGCTGACCACCTCGCCCTCGGGAACCTTGCGGGGGGCCTTGACCCGAATATCTCCCGCCGGAAGGTTATTGAGGATGTATTCGCAGATATTGTAAGATTCCATCAGTTCCTTGGCCCGAACCACCACCCTGGCCAGCACATCCCCGCCCTCGTCGGTGACGATATTGAAGGGAATATGCTCACCGAAACCGGCATAGGGATCATCCTGGCGGACGTCGAAATCGACCCCGGAAGCCCGGGTGGTAGGTCCGGCGGCGTTAAGCTCCAGAGCCTTGGCCTTGGGCAATAGGCCTACCCCGGCGATCCTGGCCACCAACGTCGGCTCGGTGGCGCCGATGTTCAGATAATACGGGGTCCGGGCCTTGAGGGCGGCGATGCCGTCCAGGACCTTCTTGATCTGCATCTCGTCCAGGTCCCGGCGCACCCCGCCGAAGGTCTGCATGCCGTAGTTGACCCGGTTGCCCGAGATCATCTCCAGGATGTCCTCAACGATCTCGCGGTCCCGCCAGGTGTACATGAAGAAAGTGTCGAAGCCCACCTCGTGCCCGGCCACCCCCAGCCATAAAAGATGGGAATGGACCCGCTCCAGCTCGCCCATCAGACAGCGGATGAACAGCCCCCGTTTGGGCGGCTCGATGCCCATCAATTTCTCCACCCCCTGGGCGAAGACGGTCATGTGGACGTTGGAGCAGATGCCGCAGACCCTTTCCAGCAGGAAAAGGTCCTGGATATACGTCCGCTCTTCGCAGCCCTTCTCTATGCCCCGGTGGTTATAGCCCAAGCGGAGATCGGCATCGACCACCGTCTCGCCATCCACCAGGAAGCGGAATGAAGTGGGCTCTTTTAAAGCCGGATGCTGCGGGCCTACTGGTAATATAAATGTGCTCATTCTATGACTCCCTTCTCCCGGTTATAGTGCCAATCCTTACGCAAGGGGTAGATGCCCTGGGGCCAGTCATCGGGCAGGACCAGCGGGCGCATATCGGGATGGCCTTCAAAATTTATGCCCACCAGATCGTGGACCTCCCTTTCATAGAAAATCGCCCCGGGATAGACCGCTATGGTTGTGGGCAGCACCGGATTATTTCGATCGGTTTGGAGGCGAAGCATCAGGGCCATGCCGTTCTGGGCGAAGTGATACAGGGCCTCCAGCTTGTCCCCGGTGTCCCGGCCGGTGATGGTGGACAGATGGTAGAACCCGGCCTTCTCCTTTAGCACCCGGCAGGCCTCCACGGCATCGGCCCGGTCCACCCATAAGGTCATCCGGCGGGGGAAGGGATTGATCAGCTCTTTGATCTTGCCCTTCAGGTTTTCCTCCAGGATCTTTTTTATTTCCTCAAAGGTCATTTTTATCTCCTGTATTCTGTATTCTGTATTCTGTATTCTGTATTCTGGGAAACGTCAGCCGTTCTTCAAAGCGCCCAGCAGCTTGGCCACCCCGTCGATGATGGCATCGGGCTTGGCCGCGCAGCCGGGGATATAGGCATTGACCGGGATCACCTGGTCGACCCCCTCCAGCACGCTGTAACAACCCCGGAAAACGTTTCCGGAGCAGGCGCAGGCGCCCACCGCCACCACAAACTTGGGCTCGGCCATCTGCTCGTAGATCCTCTTCAAGCGGGCGGCCTGCTGCCTGGTCACCGCTCCGGTGCATACCAGCACGTCGGCGTGGCGGGGGGTGGATTTAAGCAGCGCCCCGAAGCGCTCCAGATCGAACCGGGGCATCAGGGCGGCCAGGGTTTCGATGTCGCATCCGTTGCAGGCTCCGCTGTTGAAATGGAGCAGCCAGGGAGATGACACCCGGGACCATTTGACCAGTTTTTCTAAAGCCATAATTGTATCCTTAATATTGTAATATTACTTATTCTCAACCGCCAAGGCGCTAAGACACAATCACAATTATTTGGCGTCTTGGAGTCTTGGTGGTTCGGTTCACTTCAGGATCAGGGCGATGATGGAGAACCAGATCATCAGCAGATAGAAGATGCCCAGGATGGCGAAGGCCAGCGACCCGCCGGGGATGGTGGCGATCACCAGGGCCGCCACGTGCATCATGGTGAAGAACAAGGCGGCATGGAAGAACTGGCGGTAGCCCACCTGAAGCTTTTTCCCCAGGAAATCCTCTCCGCAGGCATACTGGCAGAGCTTGGCGCCCTCGTCCTTCAGTTTGGGGGCCATCACGTCTCCCAGCTTGTAGATCAGGTAGGAGACCAAAGCGAAGAGGCCGAACCCGATGAACGGGGTGATCAGTATATTCCACTGGCTGAAAATTGACATGTTGATATCCTCGTTTATTTTTGCTTTAATATCTTCCCCACGAAAAACACGAAATTTTATTATTAGTTTATTTCGCGTGTTCAGCGGGTAAGGTTCCTACCCCTTCAGCCTGGTCAGGCTGCGGACGTCCAGATTCCCGGTGTTCTTATAGGCGTTGATCACCAGGGCCAGGGCCACCGCCACGATGGAGACCTCGATCACGATGAAGGTGATCACCAGGCTCTGGGAGAAGAAGGTCTCCCCCCGGGCATACCCGGCGGTGATGAAGGACAGCACCGCCGACTTGGCCATGATCTCCAGGCCGATCAGCAGTTTGATCATGTTGCGGCTGGTCAGCAGGCAGTACAGCCCGATGAAGAACAGCAGGCCGACGAATATCAGATTGATCATTACCATAGTTTGTGCCCTCCATCCTTGGCTTTTTCGGCCTCTATCTTATCCTGGGCGGTCAGCGGTTTCTCCCGGAACAGGGCCAGCACCCCGAACACTCCTCCGAAGATCACCGCGATCTGCCCGATCAGGTCCATGGAGCGGATGCCCCACAGGGTGGCCCCGAAGCTTTTCTCGGCATTGCCGTATCCGGCCGGAATATTGGAGAACAGCCCCTTCATCACCAGCAGGTCGATGAGGCCGAACAGCACCAGAAACAGCGGGAACAGGTACATCGGCCAGCGTGATTCCTTCACCGCTTCCTCCGTCTTGGTCAGGGCGATGGTGGAGACGAACAGCACCGTGATCAGCCCGGCCACCACCGACAGTTCGAACACCGCGGCATAGGGCGAATCCATCCGGTACAGCACCACCGCCAGCACGGCGCTCATGAAGGCCAGGCTCAGGGCCGCCCGCAGCAGGTCCTTGAAGAACACCGCCATGCAGGCCAGACCGGCCAGCATTATCAGCAGTATAAGATTTATGACATCCATTTTGACTCCAATGTGTATATTTGAAGTTTACAATCGTCTATCAGTAACCCGAACTATTGCCCGAACATTGAAAACCCGTTGGCCCCGATGGAATTGCTCAGGGCGATCATGCCCGGCTGGATCAGCTTGGCGGTGACCCAGGGGTAGAACAGGCCCACCAGCAGGCACAGGGCCGCCAGGCAGAAGGTGGCCAGGGCCATGTAGAAAGGCACTTCCTTGACCTTCTCCAAACCGGCCGCCAGCTTGCCGAAGAAGGCCTTCCGCTGCATCAGCAGGAAGTACCACAGGGTCAGGATGCTGGTGGCTATGGCGATGGCGGCCACCCCGACATGATTGGCCTCCACCAGGGCCACGATGATCAGCAGCTTGCTCCAGAAACCGTTGAAGGGCGGGATCCCGGCGATGGAGAAGGTCCCGATGGTGGTGGTCAGGCTGGTGATGGGCATTTTATGGCCCACCCCGCCCAGCTTGGAGAGGTCCCTGGTGCCGGTGGCGTATTCGGTGGCCCCGGCGTCGAGGAACAGCAGGCTCTTGAAGGTGGCGTGGTTGAACAGGTGGAACAGGGCCCCCATGATCCCCAGCGGGGTTCCCAGCCCCAGGCCCACCACGATGTAGCCGATCTGGCTGATGGACGAATAGGCCAGCATCCGCTTGAAATCGTTCTGGCCCAGGGCGATCAGTGCGCCGATGACCATCGAGGCCACCCCCAGCCAGATCATGGCCTGGGAGACCGAGGCCGGCAGGCCGAAGATGTCGTACACCACCCGGGTCAGGGCGTAGATGCCGGAGACCTTGATCAGCACCCCGGACAGCATGGCCGAGATGGGCGCCGGGGCCGAGGGATGGGCATCCGGCAGCCAGGCATGGAACGGCACCATGGCCGCCTTCAGGCCGAAGCCCATCAGGAACAGGGCCAGGCACAGGCCGATCAGCTTTAGGCTCATGCCGGTTCCCACCATCAGGCCCAGTTCCTTGAAGTTCATGGTGCCGGTCATCAGGTAGATGAAGGACATGGCCAGCAGGATGCCGGTGGTGGCGACTACCGACAGCATCAGGTACTTGAAGGCCGCCTCCACCTCGTCGTGCTTCTGGCCGAAGGCCACCAAAGCGTACGAGGCCACCGCCGCCACCTCCAGGAAGACGTACATGTTGAACAGATCGACGGTCAGCACCAGCCCGTTCATCCCGGCCACCATCAGCAGGAACAGGGCGTAGTACGATCCCTTGGCCCCGTAATGTTCCATGTAATTGATGGAATAGATGCAGGCGAACAGCGAGATCAGGCTGATGGTCAAAAGCAGCAGCAGCGAGAAGCCGTCCAGCATCAGGCCGGCCTTGAGGGGCAGGCCGATGGCCGCGGCATCCCACAGGATGCGGTGCCCGGCCGATATCAGGCGAATCTGGGACAGGCTCAGGGCCAGCAGGGCCGCCATGGTGAGCGTGCCCAGGATGTCGGGCAGTCCTTTCCACAGCCTGGAGACCAGCGGCATCAGGGCTGCCATGGCCAGGGGTATGACTATGAATAAAAGCAACATGTTTACAAGCTCCGCTATATTATATCAGTTGACGTATTTTTACTTGACCAGGACCGCCAGGTACAGCACCAGCAGGGCGAATCCGCCCACCACCCAGGCCAGATAATTGGCATACAGCCCGTTGTGGTATTCCTTGAGCACCCCGGTGGCCACCCCGCCGACGAATACGATCAGCCTCTCGTAGACGGCGTCGATCCCGCGGTCCACCACCTTGAACACCGTCCAGGCGGCGCCTTTGAGCAGGCCGTTCACGAACCACTCGTAGATGTCGAACACCCGGGCCTCGGCCCAGTCATACAATGTATGCATCACCGGCAGGTTGTGAATGGGCTCGGAAGCCAGGTAGGCCTGGCCCTGGCCCTTCTTGACGCCGTATTTATGAAGCAGGAAGGCTATCACCAGGCAGGCCATGGAGACCCACACGATCCAGTTGAGGTGGAATGTCCAGAACTCCATATGCCCGGCGTGGCCCTCCAGGATGGCCCTTCCCTCCAGCACCGGCTGGATCAGGTATTTTAACGGCAGCTTGCTGTAGACCCCGAACAGGATGCAGCCCAGGGCGATCACCAGCATGGGAACGGTCATGGCTAGTCCGGGATCCTTGGGAGCCTTGTTGGGCATCTCGGGACTCTGCTGTCCGAAATAGGTGGCATGGCCCAGCTTTAAGAACGAAGCAAAGGTGAAGATGGCCCCGATCCAGGCGGCGATGGGAAATATCATGATGCCGGTCTCCACCGCCCCGTGGAACACCAGCTCCTTGGAGACGAACCCGTTGAAGGGCGGCACGCCGGAGATGGCGAAGGCCGCCACCCAGAAGGCCACCCCGGTGATGGGCATCAATTTGAAAAGCCCGCCCAGTTTTTTCAGCTCGGTGGTGCCGGCCTGCTTCTCCACCGCCCCGCCGGTCAGGAACAGGGTGCACTTGTACATGGCGTGGTTGAGCATGTGGAACAGCCCGCCCACGATCCCGGCCGGCACCCCGGTGCCGATGCCCAGGATCATATAGCCCACCTGGCTGATGGCGTGGAACGACAGCAGTTTCTTGTAATCCTTCTGGACCAGGGCCATCATCACCGCCAGAACGATGGTGACGGCGCCGATGGTCATCAAAAAGATGGACATGGTGCTGTTCATGTGGATGGTGAACATCTCAAGGCTGATCCGGCCCAGCATGTAGATGCCCAGCAGTTTCTCCAGGGCCGCCGGCAGGTAGGCCATGAACGGCAACGGGGCGTCGATGGCGGCATCCGGGATCCAGGTGTGGAACGGCATGGCGCCGGCCTTGGCCATGGCCCCCAGGCCCATCAGCACGAAGGCGGCCGCCCCCAGGCCCATCGGCTCCAGGTGGATCTCGGACATGGTCAGGGTGCCGGACAGCTGCCAGGCGAAGATGATGCCCAGGATCATGGCGAAATCGGCGATGCCGGAGATCACCAAAGCCTTGGTGGCGGTCTTGAAGGCCTCCTTGTTGCCCACCGAGATCATGCCGTACAGGGTGGCCAGCAGCGACTCCCAGAAGAACAACATCACCACGAAGTTGTTGGCCAGGATGGCCCCGTTGGCCAGTCCGGCGGTCAGCAGAAAGTAGGCGAAATATTCCTTGGAGCGGTTCTTCCCCTCCATGAAGGAGGCGGTGTACAGGGCCAGCAGGATCTCGAAGCCGGCCGCCGCCAAAAGGATGAAGCGCGGGAAATGGTAGGCCCACAGATCGAAGTTTATCCCAAAGCTGGTCCAGGGCACGAATAATCTTAAACCTTCTCCCCCGGCCTTGAAGATGACCGCCGCGTAATACATGGTGATGGCGGTGGCGATCAGGGCCAGGATCTCCTTGCCCCATTTGACGGACTTGGGCAGGATGAAGGTCAGCACCCCGGCGATGATGGGGACCAGGATCGGTATCAGCAGAATGTTCGGATTCATCTCAATACCCCCAATATATCATGAATGGCAGGATTTCCCAGAACGTCGCGGACGGCGATGTTGACCAGGTCCATGGGGTACTTGACCAGGATCCCGGCGGCCAGCGAAAGGACGGCCAGCGAGGCCACCACCCACACCATGGTCGGAGTCCCCTCTTTATGGGCATGGATGCTGTGGTCCCGGGCCTCGCCCAGAAAGACCAGGGTGAACAGCCGCATCAGATAGACCAGGGTCAGCACCGCGGTGAAGATGGCCAGGGCGCCGATGGCGATGTGGTTGGACTTGATGATGCCCTGGATCACCATGAATTTGGAGAAGAAGCCTCCGAAGGGCGGCACCCCCACGATGGAGAAGACGCACATGATGAAGGCCACCGCGGTGATGGGCATGGCCTTGATCAGCCCGCCCATCTTGGTGATGTCCTTGGTGCCGGTGCCGTGCTCGATGACCCCGGCGGCCAAAAAGAGGCCGCCCTTGGCCAGCCCGTGCATCAGGATGAACAGCAGGGCCCCGGCCACCCCGATGGTGTTGAAGGCCGCCAGGCCCATGAAGATGTAGCCGATCTGGCTGACGGTGGACAGGGCCAGGATCCTCTTGATGTTGGTTTCTATCAGGGCCGCGCTGGCCGAGACCATGGCCGAGATCAGGCCCAGGATCATCAGGTAGGTCTGCCAGTCGCCGGGGATGACGAAGGTGTAGTTGAATATCCGGGCGAAGGCGTAGACCCCGATCTTGACCAGCACCGCGGCGTGGAGCAGGGCGGTCACCGGGGTGGGCGCCACGCCGGCGTCAGGCAGCCAGGTGTGGAACGGCAGAGTGGCGCTCTTGGCGAAGATGCCCATGGTGATCAGGGCCACCGCCAGGCCGCCGATGGGGAAGCCCCGCATATCCAGCATGTTGAAGGTACCGGTCTTGGCGTAGACCAGGGCGAAACCCAGCAGCATGAACACCGCCCCCCCGGCCGTGACCAAAAAGGCCTTGTCGGCCTTGATCACCACTTCCCTGTCGCGGAAGAAGCCGATCAGGCGCCAGGAGCAGATGCCGGTGATCTCCCAGAAGACGTACATCAGGATCATGTTGGCCGAGAACACCAGGCCCATCATGGCCCCCAAAAACAAAACCACCATCAGAAAGTATTCCTGCTGATAGTGGTAATCCTTGATATAACCCAGCGAGTAGATGATGATCAGGGTGCTGATCAGGGACGAGGCGATGGCCATGAAGACCGACAGCCCGTCCACCACGAAGGTGGCATCCACTCCCAGACCGATGGCCCGCTGGAAGACGTGGGTCTCCCCCGAGAAGGCCGCCGGCAATAGTGTGACGGCAAAAAAAGTAGTGGCCAGCCCCAGAATCACCGCCCAGGCATTGCGCCCTGGCTTGGAGGCCAGCCCTATCAAAGGCAAGGTAAAGGCCCCGATGATAGGGACCAGTATCGTTGCCAGCAAAGAGAATTCCCACCCCATAAAAACTCCTAATGCTGTATTAAATTGCTAAACTTTGGCAAAGGCCATCTTATTTTTTGCGATGCCATAAATGACATCGCTGGTATTGCCAACAAGGCCGCAAAGCGGCCTTTGTGAAGATGCCCAGCGGTAGCCTTTAGGCTATCGCGCCCCAAGCAAGGCGCCTATAATGGGAATTTGCCAAAGAGTATTAAATTAAATGGAAACAAGATATTTTACAATAAATGGCCCGGCATGTCAAGGGTAAATTATCCGGGCTGTTTAAGGGGTGGATAACAATTAGTGGTATTAATGCGGACCGGGTGGCACTATCTGTAGTGGCGGACTTTGCTTTATAACCCAGCCTTTCGGCTAACTCACCCCGGTCATTCACTTTAGCTCCGAATATAGAGCAATGACCTTCCCCTCTCTTATAAAGAGAGGGGAATAAAAGGGGTGAGTCAACAAGAAACCCCGCCGTAAGGCGGGGCTTTACAAAAATCACTTTAATAATTGAAATTATCTGTTTATTTCTTTTTTAAGCGTTTTTATCGACTCAGAAACAACTTCTCCCAATATCCCATCAGCCCATTTTTGTGTTGCACTTAAAACCGGCAATGCTTTATTATCCCCAAGTCTGCCTAAAAACGCAGCAGCATCTACACATGCTAATTGTTCTTCCGCATTCCTGTTGTAATAAAGTTCTTTATTTGAAACAATATCAATTAGATATTTAAAATTCTCAGAATAATTAATATCATTGTAACAATATATATACGACATTATCACTTTTTCCCGATCTGTAGAGCCAATATAATCTTTAATTACATCACTTGCCCCTTTTTCGGTAATATCTGATAATCCTAAAAGTATTGATATTTTCTTTTCATATGTACAAGAAGATAATATTTTTGATAGCAAGGGAATAGCCATTTCTTTATTTATTAAAAACAAAGCGCACGAAGCTTCGCTTATTGCATTAATACTTTTATTGTTTTCTACTTCTATCGCTGCAATTTTAAAAGAATTTTTCGTTTTAATATTCTGCAGTTTAAGTAATGTCTCTTTCCTTTCACGTAATTTGCCACTTAACATTATTACCTTGTAAGTTGCTAAAGAACTATCTTGACAGGCCATTAAATCAGGTGCCATATTGATAAAGATAGCCGCAAAAAGTAATAGTATTACCATTGGTTTCATTTATTATATCCTCAGTGGTATTTTATTAATAATATCGTTTTATTTATAATAAACTTACCGGGAAATAACTGCATCGGAAGCATACCAAAATCCCTATCCCCCTGTCAACAAGAAACCCCGCCTTTCGGCCCGCCTGCCATAGCAAGCTATGTGCGGCGGACAGGCGGGGTTCCTACTATAATCTCTCAATTGTATATTTAAGAGTTTAATTATCCAATCAGCCATTTGTATTTCAATTTACTCAAGAAACAAGTCTGACGAACTCATCAACGCTTAACCCCGTTTGGCGGATTATGGCTCTCAATGTTCCCCGATCCAATACTTTGTGGTCGGGTACAACTACCTGGCAGAACGGATCGTCCCGCCGCACCACCATATGGCTTCCGTTTTGCCGCTTGAAGTAAAATCCGGCCTTCTGCAGTGCTTTCAGGCACTGTTGGCCGGATACAACCGGCAGCCCGCTCATACCGCCAGAAGCATGGCGTTGAATTTCTCTTTGGGTGCGGGAATATTGTCTTCCTGCAAAGCTGCCAGATAGACTTCTATGGCTTCGCGGGCATTGGCTATGGCTTCTTCCTTGGTTTTACCCTGGGTAATACAACCGGGCAAACTGGGGCATTCGGCCACCCAAAAGCCGTCATCCCCGGCGTAAATAAAAACCTGGCGCATATTATACGGCCTCCTTAAAATCCATGGAAATAATAACACGTTAAATATGAATTGTCAAGAAAGAAACCCCGCCTTTCGGCGGGGTTAGAATTTATTATATTCAGTATTTAGCTATCGCCAATCCAATGAACCGTCGTCGCTCCATTTTTTATATTTTCCTTGTTTCTTACCATCTCTTATATCCGATACCTGCACCGTTGTGGTTATACTTCTTTCCATTGTGCCATCAACCGTCGTCACCCATATTTCATGACCTTGCGCAGGACTAATTGCGGAACGGCAGTACGCAATAAGCTTGCCGTCTGGCGACCACACTGGCGAATTGCAATGAAATCTGCCAGACGTTACCTGCCGCACATTGCCACCGTCCGCGTCCATTATAAAAACATGATCGCCACCGCTCCGCCCGGAAATAAAAGCGATTTGTTTCCCATCAGGTGAAAAGGCAGGATCGGCATCACGTGCCGGATGGCTTGTCAGCTTTTGCAGGTTTGTGCCGTCGTTGTCAATCGTAAAAATATCATGGTTTGCTTGTA
The Candidatus Edwardsbacteria bacterium RifOxyA12_full_54_48 DNA segment above includes these coding regions:
- a CDS encoding NADH dehydrogenase — translated: MSTFILPVGPQHPALKEPTSFRFLVDGETVVDADLRLGYNHRGIEKGCEERTYIQDLFLLERVCGICSNVHMTVFAQGVEKLMGIEPPKRGLFIRCLMGELERVHSHLLWLGVAGHEVGFDTFFMYTWRDREIVEDILEMISGNRVNYGMQTFGGVRRDLDEMQIKKVLDGIAALKARTPYYLNIGATEPTLVARIAGVGLLPKAKALELNAAGPTTRASGVDFDVRQDDPYAGFGEHIPFNIVTDEGGDVLARVVVRAKELMESYNICEYILNNLPAGDIRVKAPRKVPEGEVVSRAEAQRGECIHYIRSNGTDKPDRVKVRAPTLANWPATLYMLRGGYVADIPIVMAAIDPCLSCTDRMAIITDPKGNQKVWNWETLRQYGIDFYRKRGIKL
- a CDS encoding hydrogenase maturation peptidase HycI, producing MEWTDPVASAVETSVRLMIFGIGNEMMGDDAAGSLVARELRMMLQDCDHESFAQVLVAGTNPENFSGLVRNTKPDLVIFIDAADMGRPVGEVAFLNHKDMHSMMHSTHTMPLSFLGDYLEKITGARIIALGIQAGQIQLEVPMSRPVAESVKTISHFLHRAILDKMKAPPEGRP
- a CDS encoding tetraacyldisaccharide 4'-kinase, coding for MLDQKLLDILACPKCKGQLEYLPQEQKLLCWSCKLGYNIKDDIPVMLIDEAQPIKGSKKQD
- a CDS encoding NADH-quinone oxidoreductase subunit B, coding for MALEKLVKWSRVSSPWLLHFNSGACNGCDIETLAALMPRFDLERFGALLKSTPRHADVLVCTGAVTRQQAARLKRIYEQMAEPKFVVAVGACACSGNVFRGCYSVLEGVDQVIPVNAYIPGCAAKPDAIIDGVAKLLGALKNG
- a CDS encoding NADH dehydrogenase; this translates as MDILKIFLYLLVYPGLLFLFLYSTFVEWVDRKLYAKFQNRMGPMHTGSHGILQPIADFVKLMAKEDIVPKEADKKLFNAVPILALTSVLTAGLLLPVWHFSPTFQSATSFQGDIIVIAYLLSLPSFAYFLAGWASASMYAAIGGVRVLTLLFAYEVPMFLAILSPAVMAGSWRMAEIAAYYQANPWHLLINIFAFAVAVITLQAKLERVPFDIPHAETEVVGGAFTEYSGRKLAMFRLLADIQMVVGAGMIAALFMGGFPGGLIPGFIWFIVKTLIVVFILSAMRAVTARLRIDQMISFSWKWLAPLALLQLVIVIFLKGYLQ